The following proteins are co-located in the Dromiciops gliroides isolate mDroGli1 chromosome 2, mDroGli1.pri, whole genome shotgun sequence genome:
- the IL1F10 gene encoding interleukin-1 family member 10: MCSLPMARYFIIKDAEQKPLYLKNDQLLVGDPNSEHCGAEKVCVLPNRSLDRTKFPILMGIQDGTRCLACAESGEGPLLQLEDVNIEDLYKGGEETTRFTFFRSSSGPSFRLEAAAWPGWFLGAPTEPQEPVRLIKETEPSPRTEFFFEQSR; encoded by the exons ATGTGTTCCCTCCCCATGGCCCGGTacttcat AATCAAGGATGCCGAACAGAAGCCTTTATATCTGAAGAATGACCAACTCCTGGTGGGAGACCCAAACTCAGAACACTGTGGTGCAG aGAAGGTCTGCGTGCTTCCCAACAGATCCCTTGATCGAACCAAGTTCCCCATCCTGATGGGAATTCAGGATGGAACTCGATGTTTAGCATGTGCAGAATCAGGAGAGGGACCCTTGTTACAGCTAGAG GATGTGAACATCGAGGACCTATATAAGGGTGGGGAGGAGACCACCCGCTTCACATTCTTCAGGAGCAGCTCAGGCCCTAGCTTCCGCCTAGAGGCAGCAGCCTGGCCAGGTTGGTTCCTTGGGGCTCCAACAGAGCCCCAAGAACCAGTCAGACTCATCAAGGAGACTGAACCGTCCCCCAGAACAGAGTTCTTTTTTGAACAGAGTCGGTAG